A window of Marinobacter salarius contains these coding sequences:
- a CDS encoding phosphotransferase has translation MTMNPELVDVLPAHQFDEDSLRTWLQQAIPGFGTKLDVQQFQGGQSNPTFLLDTDSGQYVLRKKPPGKTLPSAHMVEREYKVMRALSEHTSVPVPATRALCEDSNIIGTPFYVMDFLEGRIVNHPALRALNRQERMPAHLSAIDTLAALHSVDVNAVGLGDYGRPEGYVARQVARWSKQYLASKTDEQPAMDKLMEWLPKNLPSTDECAIAHGDYRFGNLMLAPDKPEVIAILDWELSTLGHPLADLAYYCLPYHLPSDMEGSRGLSGEDLEALGVPTEQETIARYCQQTGRDGIADWHVFLAFSLFRLAAIVQGVYARALQGNAANADALQVGKRASQLAEAGWKIASEGDRS, from the coding sequence ATGACCATGAACCCAGAGTTGGTAGACGTTTTGCCAGCCCACCAATTTGATGAAGACAGCCTCCGTACCTGGCTACAGCAAGCCATACCAGGTTTCGGTACCAAGCTGGACGTACAGCAATTCCAGGGCGGACAGTCGAACCCCACGTTTCTGCTGGACACCGACAGCGGCCAATACGTTCTGCGCAAAAAGCCGCCCGGGAAAACACTGCCCTCCGCTCACATGGTGGAGCGGGAATACAAAGTCATGCGCGCTTTGTCCGAACACACCAGCGTGCCCGTGCCGGCCACCCGGGCTTTGTGTGAAGACAGCAACATCATCGGTACGCCGTTCTACGTCATGGACTTTCTGGAAGGCCGCATAGTCAACCACCCGGCGTTGCGGGCGCTGAATCGTCAGGAGCGGATGCCGGCGCACCTGTCGGCCATTGATACCCTGGCGGCACTGCATTCGGTAGACGTGAATGCGGTGGGCCTGGGTGATTATGGTCGACCCGAAGGTTATGTCGCTCGGCAGGTCGCGCGCTGGAGCAAGCAGTACCTGGCGTCCAAAACGGACGAACAGCCCGCCATGGACAAACTCATGGAGTGGCTTCCGAAAAACCTGCCATCCACCGATGAGTGCGCTATTGCCCATGGTGACTACCGCTTTGGCAACCTGATGTTGGCGCCGGACAAACCGGAAGTGATCGCCATTCTGGACTGGGAGTTGTCCACTCTTGGTCATCCGCTGGCGGATCTTGCCTATTACTGCCTGCCGTACCATTTGCCTTCGGATATGGAAGGTTCCCGCGGTTTGTCAGGGGAGGATCTGGAAGCCCTGGGCGTTCCCACTGAGCAGGAAACCATTGCCCGTTACTGCCAACAGACCGGTCGCGATGGCATTGCCGACTGGCATGTGTTTCTGGCGTTTTCCCTGTTCCGTCTGGCGGCGATTGTTCAGGGGGTCTATGCCCGCGCGCTGCAGGGTAATGCCGCCAATGCCGATGCCCTGCAGGTGGGCAAACGTGCGAGCCAGCTGGCGGAAGCGGGCTGGAAAATAGCCAGTGAAGGAGACCGGTCATGA
- a CDS encoding SDR family NAD(P)-dependent oxidoreductase, protein MVNPLFDMTGKVALITGSTKGIGRSIAEEMARLGAKVVISSRKADACEQVANDLKEQGYEAIAIPCHVGKKEDLQNLVDKTNEAWGSIDVLVCNAATNPVYGTTAEMTDEAWDKIMDTNVKGTFWLTNMVLPQMAEKGEGAVVLLSSIAGIRGNTTIGTYGVSKAAEAALARNLAVEWGPKGIRVNSIAPGLIKTDFAKALWEDPVRVKRAEDKTPLRRIGDPVDIAGLAVFLSTKASAYVTGQVIVADGGETIC, encoded by the coding sequence ATGGTAAATCCGCTTTTTGATATGACCGGAAAAGTTGCCCTGATCACCGGTTCCACCAAAGGCATCGGCCGTTCCATCGCCGAAGAAATGGCTCGCCTGGGTGCCAAAGTTGTCATCTCCAGCCGCAAGGCCGATGCCTGTGAACAGGTCGCCAACGATTTGAAAGAGCAGGGCTACGAAGCCATCGCCATTCCCTGCCATGTGGGTAAGAAGGAAGACCTGCAGAACCTGGTGGATAAAACCAACGAAGCCTGGGGTTCTATCGATGTGCTGGTGTGCAACGCCGCCACCAACCCGGTCTACGGCACCACCGCCGAAATGACCGACGAAGCCTGGGACAAGATCATGGACACCAACGTCAAAGGCACCTTCTGGCTCACCAACATGGTGCTGCCGCAGATGGCCGAGAAGGGTGAAGGTGCGGTTGTTCTTCTGTCCAGCATCGCCGGAATCCGCGGCAATACCACCATCGGTACTTACGGTGTTTCCAAGGCAGCGGAAGCGGCGCTGGCCCGGAATCTGGCAGTGGAGTGGGGGCCAAAGGGTATTCGAGTGAACAGCATCGCCCCCGGCCTGATCAAAACCGACTTTGCCAAAGCCCTGTGGGAAGACCCGGTCCGCGTTAAACGCGCCGAAGACAAAACCCCACTGCGCAGAATCGGTGACCCGGTCGACATCGCCGGCTTGGCCGTCTTCCTGTCAACAAAGGCGAGTGCCTACGTCACCGGACAGGTCATCGTAGCCGACGGCGGCGAAACCATTTGTTAA